Proteins encoded together in one Spirochaeta isovalerica window:
- a CDS encoding L-lactate permease yields MYALLASIPILLTIVLMVGLNWPAKKVMPLAWVTALMLAALVWKMPVHWIAGASVSGALSAFNILIIVFGAILLMNTLKNSGAIKSINKTFHGISPDRRIQAIIIAFLFVSFIEGAAGFGTPAALAGPLLVSLGFPPLAAVVLALVGDSTAVSFGAVGTPIIGGVAKVLDSPAIRETIGQYGWSWDTFIQQIGIWSAIPHFVMGTLMPLLIVMILTKLFGPNKSIRDAFEVAPFAIFAGLSFTIPYTLLAVFIGPELPSVLGALIAIGITITAAKKGFLMPKKTWDFADRSAWSEDWIGSVEPEQESSTVEINGFMAWLPYILVAGILVITRIPALGIKQLITAPAVTIAWKNMIGTNLSYSLQLLYLPGTVPFVLVSLITIFLYRMKGDAVKATWSKSLKQLVPATIALVFAVAMVNIMRFSGNNASGSMDMLKTLSTAAAALLSPVWVFMAPLVGILGAFMTGSNTVSNILFSGFQYEVATQAELSRTIILGLQVIGGAAGNMICVHNVVAASTTVGLTGREGKIIRTNIVPALIYSLVVSLVALLAMGIFVPALF; encoded by the coding sequence ATGTACGCATTACTAGCCTCTATCCCTATTCTTCTCACGATCGTCCTCATGGTCGGCTTAAACTGGCCGGCCAAAAAAGTCATGCCTCTGGCCTGGGTTACCGCTCTGATGCTGGCGGCGCTTGTATGGAAAATGCCGGTTCACTGGATCGCCGGAGCCTCTGTGTCCGGAGCCCTGAGTGCCTTCAACATTCTGATTATCGTTTTCGGAGCCATTCTGCTTATGAACACTCTGAAAAACTCAGGCGCCATTAAATCGATAAACAAAACTTTTCACGGCATCAGTCCCGACAGAAGAATACAGGCGATCATTATCGCGTTCCTTTTTGTCTCCTTTATCGAAGGCGCCGCTGGATTCGGTACTCCGGCGGCTCTGGCGGGACCACTTCTCGTTAGCCTGGGCTTCCCCCCGCTCGCAGCTGTCGTTCTGGCTCTGGTCGGAGACTCGACAGCCGTCAGTTTCGGAGCCGTGGGCACGCCCATCATCGGAGGCGTAGCCAAGGTGCTCGATTCTCCCGCTATCAGAGAGACAATCGGACAGTACGGATGGTCCTGGGATACGTTCATTCAGCAGATCGGAATCTGGTCGGCCATTCCCCACTTCGTCATGGGGACTCTTATGCCCCTTCTCATCGTCATGATTCTCACAAAGCTCTTCGGACCGAATAAAAGCATACGCGACGCCTTTGAAGTGGCTCCTTTCGCCATTTTCGCCGGTTTGAGTTTCACCATCCCCTACACCCTTCTGGCCGTCTTTATCGGACCGGAACTTCCCTCCGTTCTGGGAGCTCTTATCGCTATCGGGATTACTATAACGGCAGCTAAGAAAGGTTTCCTCATGCCTAAAAAGACCTGGGATTTTGCCGATCGCTCAGCCTGGTCGGAAGACTGGATCGGATCAGTCGAGCCGGAGCAGGAGAGTTCCACGGTAGAAATCAATGGCTTCATGGCCTGGCTGCCCTATATCCTGGTAGCGGGAATCCTCGTTATAACCCGCATACCCGCCCTGGGCATAAAACAGCTCATCACGGCTCCCGCCGTTACCATCGCCTGGAAAAACATGATCGGGACCAATCTGAGTTACAGCCTTCAGCTGCTCTACCTTCCCGGAACGGTTCCCTTCGTTCTCGTCTCTCTGATAACCATCTTCCTCTACAGGATGAAAGGCGATGCCGTCAAAGCGACCTGGTCGAAATCGCTGAAACAGCTGGTTCCCGCCACGATCGCCCTTGTATTCGCCGTGGCCATGGTCAATATCATGCGGTTTTCCGGAAACAACGCTTCGGGAAGCATGGATATGCTGAAAACCCTGTCCACCGCCGCGGCAGCCCTGCTCAGCCCCGTCTGGGTCTTCATGGCCCCTCTGGTCGGCATACTCGGCGCTTTCATGACCGGATCGAACACCGTCTCCAATATCCTCTTTTCGGGATTTCAGTACGAAGTCGCCACACAGGCGGAACTGTCCCGGACGATTATTCTCGGGCTTCAGGTCATCGGGGGAGCGGCGGGCAACATGATTTGCGTCCACAATGTCGTAGCCGCCAGCACCACGGTCGGTCTGACCGGAAGAGAAGGAAAAATTATCAGAACCAATATCGTGCCGGCGTTGATCTACTCGCTGGTTGTCAGCCTCGTTGCGCTGCTGGCGATGGGAATCTTTGTTCCCGCACTTTTTTAA
- a CDS encoding DUF1667 domain-containing protein has translation MTKELICISCPMGCHLEVTQKGDEISVKNNKCSRGEIYGKEELLAPKRVVTATCPVKSALMVRIPVKTTGALPKELINSLLEELYRTELKAPVNRGDIILSNFRDSGVDVVSTKTLPG, from the coding sequence ATGACAAAAGAGTTAATCTGTATCAGCTGTCCTATGGGTTGCCACCTCGAAGTGACCCAGAAGGGCGATGAGATAAGTGTAAAAAACAATAAGTGTTCCCGCGGAGAAATCTATGGAAAAGAAGAGCTCCTCGCACCGAAGAGAGTGGTAACAGCCACCTGTCCGGTCAAATCGGCATTGATGGTGAGGATTCCCGTAAAAACGACAGGAGCTCTGCCTAAGGAACTTATCAACAGCCTTCTGGAGGAACTTTACAGAACGGAGTTAAAGGCTCCGGTTAACCGGGGAGACATCATTCTTTCCAATTTCAGAGATTCGGGGGTGGATGTCGTTTCGACCAAAACACTTCCGGGCTGA
- a CDS encoding cyclase family protein, which yields MKLIDLTHTLSEDMPVYPGTEKPVFLKGNTIEEDGFAEKKITMFSHTGTHMDAPAHLMAGRPSLDDFPIDKFSGRACLFDFSGQDSKTIDIADLTVIEPVLEHCDFLLIRTGWDRFWGTEQYFSDFPVLTEQAALWLSKVPLKGIGIDAISVDPVETTDFTVHRKLLNKNFVIIENLTNLDRLPEYGFSFSAYPLKIQSADGSPVRAVAAVEEKG from the coding sequence ATGAAATTAATAGATCTGACACACACTCTCAGCGAGGATATGCCTGTTTATCCCGGTACGGAAAAGCCGGTTTTTCTCAAAGGCAATACCATAGAGGAAGACGGCTTCGCCGAAAAGAAAATCACCATGTTCTCCCATACGGGAACCCATATGGATGCTCCGGCACACTTAATGGCGGGGCGTCCTTCTCTGGATGATTTTCCGATTGATAAGTTTTCCGGCCGTGCCTGTCTCTTCGATTTTTCCGGGCAGGATAGCAAAACTATCGATATAGCCGATCTGACGGTGATCGAGCCGGTTCTGGAGCACTGCGATTTTCTGCTTATCCGCACCGGATGGGACCGTTTCTGGGGAACAGAGCAGTATTTCAGCGACTTTCCCGTATTGACAGAACAGGCGGCTCTCTGGCTCAGTAAAGTACCGCTCAAGGGGATCGGTATAGATGCCATATCCGTCGATCCGGTGGAAACGACCGATTTCACTGTTCATAGAAAGCTGCTGAACAAAAACTTCGTCATTATTGAAAACCTGACCAATCTGGACAGACTTCCGGAATATGGGTTCTCATTTTCCGCTTATCCCCTGAAAATCCAGTCGGCTGACGGTTCCCCGGTCAGAGCTGTAGCAGCAGTTGAAGAAAAGGGGTGA
- a CDS encoding lactonase family protein, with translation MSEMKLAVGTYTMCAGHVPDARGKGVEILSFDEVTGSFSELYTMGEMKNPTYLSWNGNTSSLYAIEEDPENVGMIRQFIREKDGSFGKGISLRGQCGALCHISVNHSGDSLYASSYQNGSICGFHLNRDSEPEEWGRISYEGKGPDPLRQEAPHAHQILLDPEETRAYICDLGTDRVHIHSLERGLKGEDGCLELPAGYGPRHMVFDPSGAYAFILCELKAQLILARRNRKDGTLKIVEDIALPAESFSGTPAPAAIKMHPSGHTLALSNRFIDRIEVYGLVREEDRLTLQWIDGFSSEGKTPRDITFSPSGDWLFIANQDSHNIAAKRFDGKTGIPESSRPVSYETGSPVCIVPLL, from the coding sequence ATGAGCGAAATGAAACTGGCTGTAGGAACCTATACCATGTGCGCCGGCCATGTGCCCGATGCGAGAGGGAAAGGTGTGGAAATCTTATCATTTGATGAAGTTACCGGGTCCTTTTCCGAACTGTATACAATGGGGGAAATGAAAAATCCCACCTACCTGAGCTGGAACGGAAACACCTCGTCTCTCTACGCCATTGAAGAGGATCCGGAAAACGTCGGAATGATTCGACAGTTCATCAGAGAAAAAGACGGTTCATTCGGCAAAGGAATTTCCCTGAGAGGTCAATGCGGCGCTCTCTGTCATATTTCTGTAAATCATTCAGGGGATAGCCTTTACGCGTCATCCTATCAGAACGGTTCCATCTGCGGATTTCATTTGAATCGGGATTCCGAACCAGAGGAATGGGGTCGGATTTCCTATGAGGGGAAAGGTCCGGATCCGCTCAGACAGGAGGCTCCCCATGCCCATCAGATTCTGCTCGATCCGGAAGAAACCCGGGCGTATATCTGCGATCTGGGGACCGACAGGGTTCATATCCACAGCCTCGAAAGAGGACTGAAAGGGGAAGACGGGTGTCTTGAACTGCCGGCGGGATACGGTCCAAGGCATATGGTTTTTGATCCTTCGGGAGCCTATGCCTTTATTCTCTGTGAGCTGAAAGCCCAATTGATTCTCGCCCGGCGGAACAGAAAAGACGGTACGCTGAAAATCGTAGAAGATATTGCTTTGCCGGCAGAATCGTTTTCAGGCACGCCGGCACCGGCAGCCATTAAAATGCATCCCTCGGGACACACTCTGGCCCTTTCGAACCGTTTTATCGACCGGATTGAAGTCTATGGACTGGTGCGGGAGGAAGATCGGTTGACTTTGCAATGGATCGACGGTTTTTCCTCGGAAGGGAAAACTCCCCGGGATATAACGTTCAGCCCCTCCGGAGACTGGCTGTTCATCGCCAACCAGGATTCCCATAACATTGCGGCAAAACGGTTTGACGGGAAGACCGGCATACCGGAATCCTCCCGTCCCGTATCTTATGAAACAGGGTCGCCTGTCTGTATCGTTCCTCTTCTGTAA
- a CDS encoding electron transfer flavoprotein subunit alpha/FixB family protein, whose product MSYIWTLAEQANGHLKQVSFELLTRGRKLADSLDTKLASLLIGNGVSAEALRELIQSGADEVYYVEDPRLASFSCETYSNIMVELIKTYQPHTILAAATSSGRTLMPYVAVKVKTGLTADCTELDIEETTGNLLQTRPAIGGNILATIKTPNHRPQMATVRPKSTRPPEPDADRDGKIINVPFKEEWLDGRVEFLGYRKDAGDFENIEEADIIIAGGKGMKKAENFKMLRRLSDSLEGMVGATRDAVDRGWIGYSHQIGLSGKTVSPKLYIGAGISGSIQHLAGIKTSEIIVSINNDPEAPLHKIADFAIVGDLFNVLPELQKRLEGGK is encoded by the coding sequence ATGAGTTATATATGGACACTGGCCGAACAGGCCAACGGACATCTGAAGCAGGTGTCCTTTGAATTGCTGACCAGAGGGAGAAAGCTGGCCGACTCTCTCGATACGAAACTGGCATCGCTTCTGATCGGAAACGGAGTTTCCGCTGAAGCGCTCAGAGAACTGATTCAGTCGGGCGCCGATGAAGTGTACTACGTGGAAGATCCCCGTCTGGCCAGTTTCTCCTGCGAAACCTACTCGAATATCATGGTCGAGCTGATCAAGACCTATCAGCCCCATACGATACTTGCCGCGGCGACCTCTTCGGGCCGCACGCTTATGCCCTACGTGGCGGTCAAAGTGAAAACCGGACTCACCGCCGACTGCACGGAACTGGACATTGAAGAGACGACGGGAAACCTGCTCCAGACCAGACCGGCCATCGGCGGCAACATTCTGGCGACCATTAAAACGCCGAACCACCGCCCCCAGATGGCGACGGTCCGCCCCAAATCGACCAGGCCGCCGGAACCCGATGCAGACAGGGATGGCAAAATCATCAATGTGCCTTTTAAAGAGGAATGGCTCGACGGGCGGGTAGAATTTCTGGGCTACCGGAAAGACGCCGGGGATTTCGAGAACATAGAAGAAGCCGACATCATCATTGCCGGCGGAAAGGGCATGAAAAAAGCGGAGAACTTCAAGATGCTCCGCCGCCTGAGCGACAGCCTCGAAGGCATGGTCGGCGCCACAAGAGATGCGGTGGACCGCGGCTGGATCGGCTATTCCCATCAGATCGGTCTTTCGGGAAAAACAGTCTCTCCCAAATTGTATATCGGAGCGGGGATTTCCGGTTCGATTCAGCATCTGGCGGGAATCAAGACAAGCGAAATCATTGTGTCCATTAATAACGATCCCGAGGCGCCGCTACATAAAATCGCCGATTTCGCTATCGTAGGCGATCTGTTCAACGTTCTTCCAGAACTGCAGAAACGCCTGGAAGGAGGAAAATGA
- a CDS encoding electron transfer flavoprotein subunit beta/FixA family protein: MNIIVPIKQVPETSNVKMDPETGTMVRSGVESVVNPLDLYALEAALSLKDSHGATVTAVTMGPPKARKVLDMAISMGCDDGVLVSDRKFGGADTWATSYTLSEAIKALGNVDLIIAGERATDGDTAQVGPGIAAWMILPLATYISDIEVESEKCLIVERLVEEGYERLRLPLPALITVVKEIASPRLPTLRGKKKAMQTEIRTLSTENLTLESTNLGLKGSPTKVVKIETPKVTRGGTVVEAMDDASVTEAVDRLMDFLRQREVV; the protein is encoded by the coding sequence ATGAATATTATCGTACCAATCAAACAGGTTCCCGAAACCAGTAATGTCAAAATGGATCCCGAAACGGGGACAATGGTCCGCTCCGGTGTGGAATCGGTTGTCAATCCTCTGGATCTCTATGCCCTCGAAGCCGCGCTCTCCCTGAAGGACAGCCACGGAGCGACCGTTACGGCTGTCACCATGGGTCCGCCCAAAGCCCGCAAAGTTCTCGACATGGCCATATCGATGGGCTGTGACGACGGCGTTCTCGTTTCGGACAGGAAATTCGGCGGAGCCGATACCTGGGCCACCAGCTACACCCTCTCCGAAGCGATCAAGGCCCTGGGAAATGTCGATCTGATTATTGCGGGGGAACGGGCCACAGATGGAGACACAGCCCAGGTGGGGCCGGGCATCGCCGCCTGGATGATTCTGCCGCTGGCAACCTATATATCCGACATTGAAGTGGAAAGTGAAAAGTGCCTCATAGTCGAACGCCTGGTGGAGGAGGGATACGAAAGGCTGAGGCTTCCTCTGCCCGCTCTCATAACCGTGGTCAAAGAGATCGCCTCTCCCCGCCTTCCCACGCTGCGCGGCAAGAAAAAAGCGATGCAGACAGAGATCCGGACCCTCAGTACGGAAAACCTCACGCTTGAGAGCACCAACCTCGGTCTGAAAGGCTCGCCGACAAAAGTCGTAAAAATCGAAACCCCTAAAGTGACAAGAGGCGGAACTGTTGTGGAGGCCATGGACGATGCCTCGGTCACCGAAGCTGTCGACAGGCTGATGGATTTCCTCCGTCAGCGTGAAGTGGTGTGA
- a CDS encoding NAD(P)/FAD-dependent oxidoreductase has translation MKTIKRDVLVIGGGSAGMAAAAEIRGRNHTVAIVERDNLLGGILNQCIHNGFGLHRFKEELTGPEYAERYTEIIEDSDIEVFTGTTVTEIEKNDEGKKVYAFSAHHGMIVFQVRAVVLAMGCRERNRGNIGTPGTRPAGVYTAGLAQRLVNMEGLMPGSKCVIVGSGDIGLIMARRMSWVGADVRAVVEIQPYPAGLTRNIVQCLNDFNIPLHLSHVVSKIYGKDRVEGVDITPLRDGIELTEETFHIECDTLLLSVGLIPDNEIARKAGIDINPETNGPLVDSSLMTSVRGIFACGNVLHVHDLVDYVSEESHRCGAFVCDYLESQSEERQFRMIPGSNLKYVIPNRFRADRDNHFYMRSLIVRNHAELVLTLDGKEMGRKKLRHIQPSEMISFTLKEKDLQLSDLNNDSTLEISLVG, from the coding sequence ATGAAAACAATAAAAAGAGACGTACTGGTCATCGGCGGCGGTTCGGCGGGAATGGCGGCTGCCGCGGAAATTCGCGGGAGAAACCATACCGTAGCCATAGTGGAGAGGGACAATCTTCTGGGAGGCATTCTCAACCAGTGTATTCACAACGGTTTCGGCCTTCACCGTTTCAAGGAAGAGCTGACCGGTCCGGAATATGCCGAGCGGTATACTGAAATAATTGAAGATTCGGATATTGAAGTTTTTACGGGAACAACCGTAACAGAAATTGAAAAGAATGATGAAGGAAAGAAGGTCTATGCCTTTTCAGCCCATCACGGAATGATAGTTTTCCAGGTAAGAGCCGTCGTTCTGGCCATGGGATGCCGGGAGAGAAACCGGGGCAATATCGGAACACCCGGAACCAGACCTGCAGGGGTCTATACGGCGGGACTGGCCCAGAGACTGGTCAATATGGAAGGACTGATGCCCGGATCCAAATGCGTTATCGTCGGCTCGGGTGATATAGGACTTATTATGGCCCGGAGGATGTCCTGGGTGGGAGCAGATGTCCGGGCTGTCGTGGAAATCCAGCCCTACCCCGCCGGTCTGACCAGAAATATTGTCCAGTGCCTGAACGACTTCAACATTCCCCTCCATCTCTCCCATGTGGTTTCGAAGATTTATGGCAAGGACAGAGTGGAAGGGGTTGATATCACACCGCTGAGAGACGGAATAGAGTTGACGGAAGAAACCTTCCACATCGAATGCGACACTCTTCTTCTTTCGGTCGGACTGATTCCCGATAATGAAATCGCCCGTAAAGCCGGCATCGATATCAATCCGGAAACAAACGGTCCTCTCGTGGACAGCAGTCTGATGACCAGCGTCCGGGGGATCTTCGCCTGCGGCAATGTGCTCCATGTTCACGATCTTGTTGATTACGTGAGCGAAGAGTCCCATAGATGCGGTGCTTTTGTCTGCGACTATCTTGAAAGCCAAAGCGAAGAGAGGCAGTTCAGAATGATTCCGGGAAGCAACCTGAAATACGTTATACCCAACAGATTCAGAGCCGACAGGGACAACCATTTCTATATGCGCAGTCTGATTGTCAGAAACCACGCCGAGCTGGTTCTGACGCTCGATGGAAAGGAGATGGGAAGAAAGAAACTGAGGCATATCCAGCCTTCGGAGATGATAAGCTTCACTCTCAAGGAGAAGGATCTTCAGCTTTCAGACCTGAATAATGACAGTACGCTGGAAATCAGCCTGGTCGGCTAG
- a CDS encoding FAD-binding oxidoreductase, whose product MGYAPVTPAIIRELKEILGDKNVLVDEEKIEAYSHDETNEEEYGHMPEVVVTPETAEQTAAVVKLANREVIPVTPRGAGSGLSGGAIPIFGGILLSVEKMNKILEVDFDNMVVTAETGVVTNDIISMVKEKNLFYAGYPMSVQTCYLGGNIAENAGGGKAVKYGVTGRYIQGMEVVTPKGDIVSLGGKLAKDVSGYDLKQLLIGSEGTLGIVTKAIVKLSGLPTASAVLLVLYETARQAIDSVPVIISNGIVPTSIEFMDKLSVQTSCQYLNETLPYENCGAMLVIEVDGSSAEQVESDMIAIGDLCMENAAQEVYIAEDRNAVERIWNVRRNIAEAFKVYSPIQSLEDIVVPTAAIPDIIPELDRISEKYSMKIPCYGHAGDGNLHATLVKDPEMSMEEWHKAEPEALRDLYSVTQKLGGKISGEHGIGIKRRDYLEQLIDPVELELMKGIKKAWDPNNIMNPGKIFN is encoded by the coding sequence ATGGGTTACGCACCAGTCACACCAGCGATAATCAGGGAACTGAAAGAAATTCTGGGAGATAAAAACGTCCTTGTCGATGAGGAAAAGATCGAAGCTTATTCCCATGATGAAACGAATGAAGAGGAATACGGCCATATGCCGGAAGTCGTTGTGACGCCGGAAACGGCTGAACAGACTGCCGCGGTCGTCAAGCTAGCCAACAGGGAAGTGATTCCCGTAACGCCCCGCGGCGCCGGCTCGGGGCTTTCGGGAGGAGCCATTCCCATATTCGGGGGGATTCTTCTCTCCGTGGAGAAAATGAACAAGATCCTGGAGGTGGATTTCGACAACATGGTTGTCACCGCCGAAACAGGTGTCGTCACCAACGACATCATCTCCATGGTAAAGGAAAAGAACCTCTTTTACGCCGGCTATCCCATGTCGGTCCAGACCTGTTATCTCGGGGGAAATATCGCCGAGAACGCCGGAGGAGGCAAAGCCGTCAAGTACGGGGTGACAGGCCGTTATATCCAGGGCATGGAAGTGGTCACGCCGAAGGGGGACATCGTCAGCCTCGGCGGGAAACTGGCCAAGGATGTTTCGGGGTACGACCTCAAGCAGCTGCTGATCGGTTCCGAGGGGACTCTGGGAATCGTCACGAAGGCGATCGTCAAGCTATCGGGGCTCCCCACGGCCAGCGCCGTTCTTCTGGTGCTCTACGAAACGGCGAGACAGGCCATAGATTCGGTACCCGTCATCATCTCCAACGGGATAGTACCGACCAGCATCGAGTTTATGGACAAGCTGTCCGTACAGACTTCCTGCCAGTACCTGAACGAAACACTACCCTATGAAAACTGCGGAGCCATGCTGGTCATCGAAGTGGACGGCAGCAGCGCCGAACAGGTGGAGTCCGACATGATCGCCATAGGCGACCTCTGTATGGAAAACGCCGCCCAGGAAGTGTATATCGCCGAAGACCGCAACGCCGTCGAGAGGATCTGGAACGTCCGGAGAAATATAGCCGAGGCCTTCAAGGTCTACAGCCCGATACAGAGCCTCGAGGATATAGTCGTTCCCACAGCGGCCATTCCCGATATCATTCCGGAGCTGGACAGGATCAGCGAAAAGTACTCCATGAAGATCCCCTGCTACGGCCATGCCGGAGACGGCAACCTCCATGCGACTCTGGTCAAAGATCCCGAAATGTCCATGGAAGAATGGCATAAAGCCGAGCCGGAAGCCCTGAGGGACCTCTATTCGGTGACTCAGAAGCTGGGAGGGAAGATATCAGGCGAACACGGAATCGGCATCAAACGACGGGACTATCTTGAGCAGCTGATCGACCCTGTGGAACTGGAGCTTATGAAAGGGATCAAAAAAGCCTGGGATCCCAACAACATCATGAATCCCGGTAAAATTTTCAACTGA